The Desulfonatronum lacustre DSM 10312 region CCGGCGTAAATGTCCGGGTCCGAGGTCCGCAAGCGCGTATCCACGACAATGCCGCCGCGGGGCGACACCTCCAGCCCGGCGTCCTTGGCCAGTTCGGAGTTGGGAATCACGCCCACGGAGAGAATCACCAGATCCGCCTCCAGTTCCTCTCCTTCCAGGAGCACCCGCTCCACGGCCCCGTCTCCGTCTCCGGCGGCTCCGGCAAATCCCTTTACCGTAGCCGACAACCGGAAGCTCACTCCCTGCTCCTGCATGTGATGCTGGGCCATCCGGGCCAGTTCTTGGCTGACGAAACCGGGGAGGATCTGGTCCGCGATTTCCACCACCGTGGTTTCCACGCCCCACATGTCCGAAAGCGCTTCGGCGATCTCCAAGCCGATGAACCCGGCCCCGACCACCACGGCCTTGCCCACCTTGCCCGCCTCCACCCGGGAGCGGATGCCCTCGGCCTCCTCCAGGTTGGACACCACGAAAACCCCATCCATATTCACTCCGGGCAGATCCGGCTTACGCGGTCGGCTCCCCGTGGCCAGGACCAGCTTGTCGTAGGGAAAGGTCGCGCTCTCGCCGGACTCCAGGTCTCGGGCATGGACGACCTTGGCTTGGCGATCAATGCGCTCGGCCCGCGTTCGGGTCAGGACGTCCACGCCCTTGGCCTCGTGAAAGAACTTCGGGTCGCGAATCATGTGGAAGCTGGTGGCCTGCAATTCCTTGACGTCGCTGACGTCCCCGGAAACATAATACGGAATGCCGCACCCGCCGTAGGAGACCCTGGCCCCCTGATCAATGATGGTCACCCGGGCATCCGGCATCAGCCGTTTCAACCGACACGCCGCCTTGGGCCCCAACGCCACTCCGCCGATAATCACAACATTCATGGTTCTATTCCTTTCATGACAAAGGTTATTGCCGGTCAACCGGCAACGTGAAAAAACACGCTCGTTCAACAACAATGAGTTTGATCAGTAATGCGGTTACCCCGCTCCCGCCGCCTTCGTCGCCTGCTTCAACCGCAGCCCCAGGGAGCTGATGATCTTTCGGGACACGCTGGGGCTGTGGGACAGGAGGTCTTCGAAGACGTTGGAGGAGAGGAGCAGGAATTCTGAGTCGGTTTCGGCTCGGGCCGTGGAGTGGCGGGGCTGGTCCAGAAGGTAGGCGGTTTCGCCGAAGAAGTGTTTTGGTTCGATGACGATCAGGGGCTCGGAGTCCGGGGTTGGGTTTTCGCCGAACAGCGCGACCTTGCCGGTGTGCAGATAGTAGATGTCCCGGCCCTGGTCGCCTTTGTGATAAATGACCTCTCCAGCCGGAACACTCTGGGCGTACTTGGAGAAAATGCGCCGGGATGAGCC contains the following coding sequences:
- a CDS encoding FAD-dependent oxidoreductase; amino-acid sequence: MNVVIIGGVALGPKAACRLKRLMPDARVTIIDQGARVSYGGCGIPYYVSGDVSDVKELQATSFHMIRDPKFFHEAKGVDVLTRTRAERIDRQAKVVHARDLESGESATFPYDKLVLATGSRPRKPDLPGVNMDGVFVVSNLEEAEGIRSRVEAGKVGKAVVVGAGFIGLEIAEALSDMWGVETTVVEIADQILPGFVSQELARMAQHHMQEQGVSFRLSATVKGFAGAAGDGDGAVERVLLEGEELEADLVILSVGVIPNSELAKDAGLEVSPRGGIVVDTRLRTSDPDIYAGGNCVQVTNLVTGQPGYYPLGSLANRQGRVIGTNLAGGDAEFPGAVGSFAVKLFEISVAGAGLCPEAAQRAGLDAVHSHVVQSDRAHFFPENELMHLEMVVEKSGPKKGRVLGAQGLCAKGDGLVGRVGAVAAVLGDHPHVSVIGNLEYPYSPPFSSAMDIVNAAANAAENILEGRCASMTVSEFARLWNDQDRDFRVLDCRGPANAQPFLEKHPDVWMNIPQDELRVRLDEVPRDKPLVLVCNAGGRSYEAQITLKEAGIGDALNLQGGVAAIRRSGMDEV